A genome region from Syntrophales bacterium includes the following:
- a CDS encoding DUF86 domain-containing protein: MPESDIVLAKVAIIQRCLKRIQDTTKGDPDSLEDIDREDIFVLNLQRAVQAAIDLASHVVASEGLGLPATIREHFDLLHQSNVISASMAGKMKAMTGFRNIAIHDYRKIDKDILKSILTHNLPDLEQFYMDVIERFDIPGRGRP, translated from the coding sequence ATGCCTGAAAGCGACATTGTCCTCGCGAAGGTTGCTATCATCCAGCGTTGCCTGAAGCGCATTCAGGACACCACCAAAGGTGACCCCGACAGCCTTGAGGATATAGACAGGGAAGATATTTTCGTTCTCAACCTGCAGCGAGCCGTCCAGGCCGCCATCGATCTCGCTTCCCATGTTGTCGCCTCGGAAGGACTTGGATTGCCCGCAACAATCAGGGAGCATTTTGATCTGCTCCACCAGTCGAATGTCATATCAGCGTCGATGGCCGGGAAAATGAAAGCCATGACAGGATTCAGAAACATCGCCATTCACGATTACCGGAAAATAGACAAAGACATCCTCAAGTCGATACTTACGCACAACCTGCCCGACCTGGAACAGTTCTACATGGACGTCATAGAGCGCTTCGACATACCCGGACGGGGACGCCCGTGA